Below is a window of Geomonas oryzisoli DNA.
AGCCTGCGTCGCCGCGGGAGTCGGGGAAGCGGACGAATCCGATTCCGCAAGGGAAGGGGGGACTGGCTCCGTCAGGTGCCTGTCCCCTTAGCGCGTGAGAAGTCGGCTGAGCCGAAAGGAGCGTTCCCGGAGGAGGGGACTGGCTCCTGGCGGAGCCGGTCCCTTCTGCCAGTCCCTCCTCGGAAGAACCACGAAAAAGGCACCCCGCCATGCGGCAGGGTGCCCTTTCTCATTCTGTACCGGTTGTATCCTCGGTCCTACCTCAACCGAAAGCCTTTACTGCTTGAGCACAGTGGCTGGGCTGAAAGGAGCATTCTGCTAAAGGGACTGGCACCTGACGGAGCCAGTCCCTTCTGCCCTGTTACGGCTTCAGCACGGAGGGCTCGAAGTTGTAAGTGGCGAAGTAGTCCTCGACGGTCTCGGCGCGGCGGATCAACTCCACCCGGCCGTCGGCGCGCAGCATGAGCTCCTTGGGGCGCAGTCTGCCGTTGTACTGGAAGCCCATGGCGTGGCCGTGGGCGCCGGAGTCGTGGATCACCACCAGGTCGCCGTCCTCGATGGGGGGGAGTTCGCGCTGGATGGCGAACTTGTCGTTGTTCTCGCACAGCGAGCCGACCACGTCGTACACTTCGCTCGCCTCAACGCCTTCCTTGCCCAGGACGTCGATGTGGTGGTAGGAGCCGTACAGCGCCGGGCGCATCAGCGAGGACATGCAGGCGTCCAGGCCGATGTATTTCCGGTAGGTGTCCTTGCTGTTGATGGCGGTGGCCACCAGGGCGCCGTGCGGGCCGGTCATGAAACGGCCGCTCTCCATGTACATGGCGGGGGCGTGGCCGTGACGGGCGCGGAAGCCGTCGAAAATCGCGGTGATCTCCTTGGACATGGTGGGGAGGTCGAGTGCCTTTTGCTCCGGGCGGTAGGGGATGCCGAAGCCGCCGCCGATGTTGACGAACTCGAACTGGATCCCGAGTGCCGCTTCGACTTCCTCGGCCACCTCGAGCACCATGCGGGCGGTCTCCACTATGTAGGTGTAATCCAACTCGTTGGAGGCGACCATGGTGTGCAGGCCGAAGCGCTTGGCGCCGCGTGCCTGTGCCCTTCTGTACGCCTCGACCACCTGCTCGTGGGAGACGCCGTACTTCGCCTCTTCCGGGTTGCCGATGATCACGTTGCCGGTGCGGCGCGGGCCGGGGTTGTAGCGGAAGCAGATCAGTTCCGGGAAGACCGGCACCTTGTCGATCAGCGAGATGTCGTCGAGATTCAGGATGCAGCCGCCGTCCTTGGCGGCGAACTCGAACTCCTCCTGGCTGGTGTTGTTGGAGGTGAACATGATGTCTTCCGGCTTGGCGCCCAGCTCGCGGGCCTGGATCAGCTCGGGAATGGAGCTGCAGTCGAAGCCGAAGCCCATCTCCTTCATGAGCTTCAGGATCTCGCGGTTGGGGAGCGCTTTGACCGCGAAGAACTCGCGGAAGCCGGGGATGCCGGAGAAGGCCTTGATGAGGGTGGCGCCGGTCTCCCTGATGCCCGCCTCGTCGTAGATGTGGAACGGGGTCTGGAACTGCTGCTGGATGGCGGGGATCCGGGGAAACAGACGATCTTTGAAAGAAGCGGACATCGGCATGACTTTGGTTCTCCTTCTATAGTGTTAGCTGCGTACTCGTTGGTTATTAGCTGTGACGGCCGTTGCCGTTATGTTCCGTGAGGTCGACCCTTCTGGTTTCCTTCACCGTTTCCAGCACCACCTGGGTGCGGATCGACTTCACCCCGGGGAGTGGCCTGATCTGCTGCAGTATCCTCGCCAGGGTGGTGTGGTCGGCGGTTCTCAGCTTGACCAGGAAGCCGTCCGGCCCGACCACCTGGTGCACCTCCTGCACGGAAGGGATGGCGGCCAGCGCCGGTGCGGTCTGCGCGTCCGTTCCATCCACTTCGACCTGCACGAAGGCGGAGAGCCCCTGGTGGAAGCAGGCGGGGTTCAGCCTCACCTCGTACCCTTCGATGATGCCCCGTTCCTCGAGCTTGCGGATCCGCTCCAGCACTGCCGAAGGGGCCATGCCGACCTGCCTGGCCACCTCGGCGTTGGGGATCCGCGCCTTCTCCTGAAGAATCTCCAGTATGTGTATGTCAATTTCGTCGAACATTCTTGTTTACACCTTTCAATGCGAATTTTATTCATAATGTAATACGTTGTAAAGAATTTTTTTCGGCAAGAGGTGGTGCGAGCCGAGGCCGGGGAGAATTGTCTGGCACGGCGGGGGGAGGGGGCCGTACAATAGGAGAGAAGCAGGGAAGAAAACGAAGGTTTTTTCGGATTATGGAGGAGGCAGACATGAAAAGGACAATGCTGTTACTGATGATGCTCTTCTTCTCGTTGGCGACCGTGGCAGTTGCGGCAGAGAAGAAGGTCGCCAAAGCGGCGGTGCAGCAGGTGATCATGGTGCCGGGCGACATACAGTGGCACGCCGGTCCCCCGGCGATACCCGGCGCGCAGATGGCCGTCTTGGAAGGAGATATGACCAAGGCCGGTTTTTTCGTCGTGCGGCTCAAACTCCCCGCCGGGACCAAGATCGCGCCGCACTTCCACGACAAAGTGGAACGGGTGACGGTGATCTCGGGGACCGTGAAGCTCGCCATGGGGGTGACCCAGGACAACCCCACCGTGCTTCCGGCCGGAAGCTACTTCGCGATACCGCCCAAGAAGGCGCATAACGCCTGGGTGGACGAGGAAACCGTCGTGCAGATAGCGACGCACGGCCCCTGGAGCCTGCACGCCGTGAAGGGCGGCAAATAGGCGCAACAGCGAAAACGTGCCGCAGAAAAGGAAAGGGACCAGCCGATGGCTGATCCCTTTTTTGTGCCTGGCCTTTAGGCGCTTGCTTCGCCGGCCCGCTTCCAGCGCCGGTGCATCCAATACCACTGGGTGGGATGGGCTGCCACGAAGTTCTCCACGTAGCGCGACAGCGCCTGGGTCTCCTTCTGAATGCCGTGGTCGCTCATGTCGCCGCTGAAGCGGTGCTCGGGGTAGAAGGTGATGACGTGGCGTGCGCCCTCCCGGTGGATGAATACGGGGAGAAGCGGCGCGCCGCTTTTGCGGGCAATAAGCACCGGTGCCTTGGTCGCCCAGGCTCTGCGTCCCAGCATGGTGACCAGTACGCCGTCCTCCGGGCCGGCGGCCTGGTCCGCCAGGATGCCGACCAGTTCTCCCGACCTCAGCGCCGACAAGATACCTTTGAACGCCCCCTTCTTGTAGATCACGCGGCTTCGATAGCCCATGCGCATCCGCTCCACCATGTCGTTGAAGAAAGGGTTGTTCTGGCGCCTGGCCACCACGACTCCGTCGCCGAACAGGCGGCTGAAGGCGAGCGCCATCAGTTCCCAGTTGCCGCAGTGCCCGCTGAAACAGATGATCCCTTTTCCCTTGGAACGCGCCGTCTCGTAGTGTTCCAGGCCGCGCAACTCGATGCCGGCGATGAGGTGGTCGCCGCGGCCGTGATACAACTGGCAGATTTCAATGAGTGACATGCCGAGGTTGGCGTAGTTCTCGGAGGCGATCGACGTCGCTTGGTCGCCGCCGAGGCACCAGAGGGGGTGGCCGTTCAGGTAGGGGAGGGCGCGCTTCAGGTTGTCCATGACGATGACCCGTCGGCCCGGGAGAAGGCTCCAGAGAACGGATCCCACCATGCGTCCGAGTCTTTGCAAAGCGGCGGCGGGGATCAGGGCCCCTGCCAGGGTGAGGCTGTAGAACAGCGCAGCCTGCAACCTCCAGAATAGTTGTTGCATGAGTTTCCTGTTTTTATTTTCGGGGTGGCTTCGCTGTCGAGATGCTGCTACTCGCCGCTCTCGTCATCTGGTTCGGGCTGGGGCTCAGACTCGTCTTCGGGGAAGGCTGACTTTTCTTGTTTGCGCAGCGCTTTCTCCTCCTGCTTCTTTTTCCGGTCCAGCTCTTTTTGTCGTTTTTGAAATTTGAAGTTGGTATGTGCCATCGGGCCTCCCCAGGCAACTCTCAGGACACTATCGAGCCTGGTTTATTTTGCTTTTTTGTCACCTGAAAGGTCGAAATCATACTGGATCAGCACTGTATAAATAGCAAGGCTAATCTGTTTTTTCTGGGCTTTATAATGTTTGTAAAACGTAACATGCTGAATACGTTCACATTGTTTTCAATTTGATTGCTCAGATTTATCCTTTGCAGAAGTGGATAAATATTGAAATGTCCGTGCTTGATAGTAAAATCCGGCTGGTTAAATAGCTTGCTTTGTGAATACAAAGCTGTTACGGTGGCCAAACATTCGGAATATTCCGGACATATTCGCAACACACTTGGAGAAAGAAACACATGGCAAACGGTACTGTAAAATGGTTTAACGACAGCAAGGGGTTTGGATTTCTGGAGCAGGAGAACGGTGATGATGTATTCTGTCACTTCTCCGCTATCAGCGGCGACGGGTTCAAATCCCTGGCTGAAGGTGATAGCGTGACGTTTGACGTGGTCAAGGGCCCCAAAGGGCTCCAGGCCGCCAACGTCAAAAGGATGTAGGAAACACACCCCCGGCGGGGCGATCGGTTCTGCCTGATCCGCCCCGTACGGTTGTTTTCACGGGCGTGGCTCGAGGGTTCTCCTTGGGCCACGCTTTTTTCAGCCCTTCCAACCACCACAGCCACCCGCGCCACACCACGGCGGTGCGGCGCAGTCCGGCCGCTTCTTATCCGGGATGCTAAAGCTCCCCATTATCCTTGCCCGTACACGGAACACCAGGCACTGTCCCGCTGCGAGCTCGCACCCTCCTGCCACCCGGAGCATCACCATTTAAAATCAGCGGTCAACATGTAAGGGGAGAGATATGTCCATCAAACGAGGGGATGTAGTAAGCCACTGCGGAGCCAGCCAGTGGGGCGTCGGCAAGGTCATTGAGGTCTGCCCGACACGGGTGGCGATCCACTTCAACGACGGGGTGATCAGGAAGATCGTCCATTCCCACCTGGGAGACCTGCAGCCGGCGGAACCCGCGTCATTCCAGCCGGTGCACGTGGACGACCAGAAGATGCCGCAAAAGGCGGCTTTACCCAAGGTGAAAAAGAGCGCTGCTTTGCCCAAGGAGAAGAAAAACACGCGGAGCAAACGCGCGTTGATCTGAAATGCCGGTGCCGACCCGATTGGTCGCGTGCCGCCGGGGGAGAGAAAAGTACGAGGGATGAGCCGATGGCGGCTGATCCCTCGTTTGCGTTGGTGTGGTGTGTGGCGGTGACGCTTCCCCTCAGCCGGAGGTGAGCCGGCGACGGATCTCCCTGGCGGCCTGCACCATGTTGCCGAGGGAGGCTTCGATCTCGGGCCAGCCGCGGGTTTTAAGGCCGCAGTCGGGATTCACCCAGAGCCGCTCGGCCGGCAGGACTTCGGCCGCGAGCTCGAGGAGCGTGGTCATCTCTTCGACCGTGGGAACGCGCGGCGAGTGGATGTCGTAGATGCCCGGGCCGACGTCGTTGGGGTAGCCGTGCAGCCGGAAGTGGGACAGAAGCTCCATCCGTGAGCGTGAGGACTCGATGGAGAGGACGTCCGCGTCCATGGCGACGATGGAGGGGAGGATGTCACCGAACTCGGAGTAGCACATGTGGGTGTGGATCTGGGTCTCGTCGCTCACTCCGGCGGTGGAGAGGCAGAAGGCCGCGACCGCCCATGCCAGGTACTCGGGCCAGTCGCGCCGACGCAGCGGCAGCCCCTCCCGGATGGCGGGCTCGTCCACCTGGATCATGGCGATCCCCGCCTGCTCCAGGTCGGCCACCTCGTCCCGCAGCGCGAGGGCGATCTGCCGGCAGGTCTCGGAGCGCGGCTGGTCGTTGCGCACGAAGGACCACTGCAATATGGTGACCGGGCCGGTGAGCATCCCCTTCACGGGGCGTTTGCTGAGCGACTGCGCGAACGTGCTCCACTCGACGGTCATGGGGCGGGGGCGGGCCACGTCGCCGTAGAGAACCGGGGGCTTGACGCAGCGCGACCCGTAGCTCTGCACCCAGCCGTTCTGGGTGAAGGCGAAGCCATCCAGCTGTTCTCCGAAATACTCCACCATGTCCGTACGCTCGAATTCGCCGTGCACCAGCACGTCCAGCCCGAGATTTTCCTGCTTCTCGATGCAGCGTCCGATTTCGGTGCGCATGAAGTCCTGGTACCCTTCGCTGTCGAGCGCGCCGCTGCGCCACCTGGAACGCGCTTCGCGCACCTCCCGGGACTGGGGGAAGGAGCCGATGGTGGTGGTCGGCAGCAGGGGGAGGTCGAAGCGTCGCTTCTGTTTCGCGCTGCGCTCCGCGAAGGGGGCGCTGCGCCTGGACATCGCTTCGGTCACCTGGCCCGCCCGATGCCGGACCGCAGGGTTGTCGGCGGCTGCAGCCGCCCGCCGTCGGGCGAGCGCCGCGCTGGCCTGTTCGAAGGGAGCGCCCTGCGGCTCTTCCTGTTCCGCGGCATCGGCCAGCAGGCACACCTCGGCGACCTTCTGCGCCGCGAACGCCATCCAGTTCTTCAGCTCCGCATCGAGTCTGGTCTCGGCATCGAGGTCGACGGGGACGTGCAGCAGTGAGCATGATGTGGCGATCATCACTCGTTCCGCTCCCAGGGTGGCGACGGCACGCCGGACCATGCGGTGGGCCTGTTCCAGGTCCGCGCGCCAGATGTTGCGGCCGTCGATAATCCCGAGCGACAGCTTCATTCCTGCCGGCAGCGCCGCCAGCACGGAGTCGAGGTCGGAGGGAGCGCGCACCAGGTCGAGATGCAGCGCCTCGCATCCGGACTCGGTGACCAGCGCCAGGTTGTCGCCGATGGAGCCGAAGTAGGTGGCGACCAGCAGGGCGGGACGTTTCGCGGTGCCGGCCAGCCGCGTGAGGGCGGTGCGGTACGCCTGCGTACTGGCCGGGTCGAGATCGAAGCAGAGGCAGGGCTCGTCGAGCTGGACCGAAGTGACGCCGTGGCCGGCGAGCAGCGCCAGCAATTCCTCGTAGACCGGGAGCAGGCGCGGCAACAGTTCCAGTGTGTCCACCCCTTCGACGTCTTCGGCGTACTTGGACAGCTTCAGGAAGGTGACCGGGCCGGGGAGTACCGGACGAGGCGCCATGCCCAGTGCCTGTGCCTCGGCGAGTTCCGCAATTATCTTGGTGGGGTCCAGGACGAAGGTCTGATCCGGCCTCAGTTCCGGCACGATGTAGTGGTAGTTGGTGTCGAACCACTTGGTCATTTCCAATGGGGAGAGGTCTATGCCGGCACCGCGGTCCTGGACGCCGCGGGCCATGGCGAAGTAGCGGTTGAGCGGATTGGCGATCTTCTCGAACCGGGCCGGTATGCCCCCGACCGTCACGGCCATGTCCAGCATATGGTCATAGAGAGAGAAGTCGTTGCATGGGATCTGATCAAGCCCCGCCTGTTTCATCATCGACCAGTGCCGGGTACGGATCTCCTGCGCAGTGGCCAGGAGCGACTCCGCCGGGGTCGCTCCGCTCCAGTAGGCTTCGAGCGCCTTCTTCAACTCCCTTGCGATACCGATTCGGGGGTGGCCTAGTACAGTGGCAAGAACTGGCATAGTACATCTCCTCCGCATGCTGTGGACCGAATTGACGACAAGGTGACAATTGTAGCAGCTTCGTCGCGATGTGCAGCTCATCCGGCATCTCAATGTCGGGGCGATCAACTCAGGGAAGAGAGGAGTCGGCTCGGTCCCGGTCTCATAACTGTTGAATGCAATTTGTCATTGACTACACCAATCATCAAATATAATGTGTTCGACGGTAAAAAAGGGGAGAGGCCGCCTGGCTTGTCCCTGCCGCCCCTGTTCTTGCGCGGAACATCTGCCCAAACATCCAGATCGCGAGGTCTCACACATGAGGAAATACCTGCTGTTATTTCTCGCCTTGGCCTGTGCTTCCACATCGGATGCCGCCCTCAAGGGAACCCACCGCTTCATCACCGAGCCCTTTCATACCGGGCCGGAGGTGACCAGGGAGTGTTCCGGGTGCCATGAGAAGCTGACCAAGCAGATCACCCAGACCGTGCACTGGAACTGGGGCAAAAAGCAGAGCCTGAACGGCAAGACCGTGGACTACGGCAAAAAAAACGCGCTGGGCAACTCCTTCTGCCTTGCCGTTCCCTCCAATCTCCCCGGCTGCACCAGTTGTCATGCCGGCTACGGCTGGGAGGACAGCTCCTTCGACTTCACCAAGACCGAGAACATCGACTGCCTGATCTGCCACGACACCAGTGGCACCTATAAGAAATTCGCGCTCGGGGCGGGACACCCTGTCTACGCCGGCGAGCACAAGGAATATCCTGCCGGCAAGGTATGGGAACCGGTTGACCTGGTCCTCACGGCGCGCTCCATTTCGCGGCCGACGCGGGCCGCCTGCGGCAACTGCCACTTCTACAGCGGCGGCGGGGAAAACTACAAACACGGCGACCTCGATGCCAACCTGGCCAACCCGACCCCCGAATTCGACGTGCACATGGGAGCGAAGGGGCTCACCTGCGAGTCCTGCCACAAGGCGGCCAACCATGACGTCAAAGGGGAGGCCATCTCCGTTTCTCCCGGTTCCGGGCCGCGCGCCATGGGGTGCACCGACTGCCACAAGGGTGATCTGCATAAGATCGCCATTCTCAATAAGCATATGAAAAGGGTCGCCTGCCAGACCTGCCACATCCCGACCTATGCCAAGGGAAGCCCCACCGTGCTTTCCTGGGACTGGTCCACCGCGGGCAAGGACCAAAAGACCGGCGGCGATCCGCTCAGGATTTACGACAAGGCGCGGGGAGACCTCGTACTGGGCAAGGATCTGACCCCGACCCTGATGTGGTACAACGGCACCGTTGAGCGTGTCTTCATGGGCGACAAGATCGATCCCTCGACGGTGGTGCGGCTTTCTGCGCCGCGCGGGGACCGTAGCGACCCCGATTCGAGGATCTTCCCGTTCAAGGTGATGCATGCCAAGCAGCCCTACGACCTGGAAAACAACATCATTGCCGTCCCCAACATCATCGGCCCTGCCGAAAGCGACAGCGCGTATTCCGTCAAGTTCGACTGGGGCAAGGCGATCACCGCGGGTATGAGGGAGGCGGGACTTCCCTACAGCGGCAAGTATGGTTGGGTCGAGACCACCACGGTCTGGTCGCTGAACCATATGGTGGTTCCTAAAGACAAAGCCTTGAGGTGCCAAAACTGTCACGGCGAGAACGGGCGCATCGACTGGAAAGGGCTTGGCTACACCAAGGACCCCCGCGGCTAGTCTGACAGGGGCGCAGCTTGAAACACAAAAAGGGATCAGCCATCGGCTGGTCCCTTCTTTTTTGAAATCGTAACGATTTTAAGTAAAGGAGATGTCGTCCACGAAGGACTGCAGGTGAACTAACGTTTCCCCTTGTCAAAGGGGGGGCAGGGGGGATTTGCCTTTGTCCATTCCCCACCTTCCCACATTTATCAACTTACTGCCACAGAGCTTGCGGCAGCCTGTCCCCGCTAAGGAACCGCTCCACGAATTCAGGATGCTCCAAAAAGGCAAGCACACCCGTACCGAGTTCAATGCTGCGG
It encodes the following:
- the lysA gene encoding diaminopimelate decarboxylase, with protein sequence MPMSASFKDRLFPRIPAIQQQFQTPFHIYDEAGIRETGATLIKAFSGIPGFREFFAVKALPNREILKLMKEMGFGFDCSSIPELIQARELGAKPEDIMFTSNNTSQEEFEFAAKDGGCILNLDDISLIDKVPVFPELICFRYNPGPRRTGNVIIGNPEEAKYGVSHEQVVEAYRRAQARGAKRFGLHTMVASNELDYTYIVETARMVLEVAEEVEAALGIQFEFVNIGGGFGIPYRPEQKALDLPTMSKEITAIFDGFRARHGHAPAMYMESGRFMTGPHGALVATAINSKDTYRKYIGLDACMSSLMRPALYGSYHHIDVLGKEGVEASEVYDVVGSLCENNDKFAIQRELPPIEDGDLVVIHDSGAHGHAMGFQYNGRLRPKELMLRADGRVELIRRAETVEDYFATYNFEPSVLKP
- a CDS encoding Lrp/AsnC family transcriptional regulator, producing the protein MFDEIDIHILEILQEKARIPNAEVARQVGMAPSAVLERIRKLEERGIIEGYEVRLNPACFHQGLSAFVQVEVDGTDAQTAPALAAIPSVQEVHQVVGPDGFLVKLRTADHTTLARILQQIRPLPGVKSIRTQVVLETVKETRRVDLTEHNGNGRHS
- a CDS encoding cupin domain-containing protein — its product is MKRTMLLLMMLFFSLATVAVAAEKKVAKAAVQQVIMVPGDIQWHAGPPAIPGAQMAVLEGDMTKAGFFVVRLKLPAGTKIAPHFHDKVERVTVISGTVKLAMGVTQDNPTVLPAGSYFAIPPKKAHNAWVDEETVVQIATHGPWSLHAVKGGK
- a CDS encoding lysophospholipid acyltransferase family protein, which encodes MQQLFWRLQAALFYSLTLAGALIPAAALQRLGRMVGSVLWSLLPGRRVIVMDNLKRALPYLNGHPLWCLGGDQATSIASENYANLGMSLIEICQLYHGRGDHLIAGIELRGLEHYETARSKGKGIICFSGHCGNWELMALAFSRLFGDGVVVARRQNNPFFNDMVERMRMGYRSRVIYKKGAFKGILSALRSGELVGILADQAAGPEDGVLVTMLGRRAWATKAPVLIARKSGAPLLPVFIHREGARHVITFYPEHRFSGDMSDHGIQKETQALSRYVENFVAAHPTQWYWMHRRWKRAGEASA
- a CDS encoding cold-shock protein → MANGTVKWFNDSKGFGFLEQENGDDVFCHFSAISGDGFKSLAEGDSVTFDVVKGPKGLQAANVKRM
- a CDS encoding DUF3553 domain-containing protein is translated as MSIKRGDVVSHCGASQWGVGKVIEVCPTRVAIHFNDGVIRKIVHSHLGDLQPAEPASFQPVHVDDQKMPQKAALPKVKKSAALPKEKKNTRSKRALI
- the metE gene encoding 5-methyltetrahydropteroyltriglutamate--homocysteine S-methyltransferase; its protein translation is MPVLATVLGHPRIGIARELKKALEAYWSGATPAESLLATAQEIRTRHWSMMKQAGLDQIPCNDFSLYDHMLDMAVTVGGIPARFEKIANPLNRYFAMARGVQDRGAGIDLSPLEMTKWFDTNYHYIVPELRPDQTFVLDPTKIIAELAEAQALGMAPRPVLPGPVTFLKLSKYAEDVEGVDTLELLPRLLPVYEELLALLAGHGVTSVQLDEPCLCFDLDPASTQAYRTALTRLAGTAKRPALLVATYFGSIGDNLALVTESGCEALHLDLVRAPSDLDSVLAALPAGMKLSLGIIDGRNIWRADLEQAHRMVRRAVATLGAERVMIATSCSLLHVPVDLDAETRLDAELKNWMAFAAQKVAEVCLLADAAEQEEPQGAPFEQASAALARRRAAAAADNPAVRHRAGQVTEAMSRRSAPFAERSAKQKRRFDLPLLPTTTIGSFPQSREVREARSRWRSGALDSEGYQDFMRTEIGRCIEKQENLGLDVLVHGEFERTDMVEYFGEQLDGFAFTQNGWVQSYGSRCVKPPVLYGDVARPRPMTVEWSTFAQSLSKRPVKGMLTGPVTILQWSFVRNDQPRSETCRQIALALRDEVADLEQAGIAMIQVDEPAIREGLPLRRRDWPEYLAWAVAAFCLSTAGVSDETQIHTHMCYSEFGDILPSIVAMDADVLSIESSRSRMELLSHFRLHGYPNDVGPGIYDIHSPRVPTVEEMTTLLELAAEVLPAERLWVNPDCGLKTRGWPEIEASLGNMVQAAREIRRRLTSG
- a CDS encoding tetrathionate reductase family octaheme c-type cytochrome, yielding MRKYLLLFLALACASTSDAALKGTHRFITEPFHTGPEVTRECSGCHEKLTKQITQTVHWNWGKKQSLNGKTVDYGKKNALGNSFCLAVPSNLPGCTSCHAGYGWEDSSFDFTKTENIDCLICHDTSGTYKKFALGAGHPVYAGEHKEYPAGKVWEPVDLVLTARSISRPTRAACGNCHFYSGGGENYKHGDLDANLANPTPEFDVHMGAKGLTCESCHKAANHDVKGEAISVSPGSGPRAMGCTDCHKGDLHKIAILNKHMKRVACQTCHIPTYAKGSPTVLSWDWSTAGKDQKTGGDPLRIYDKARGDLVLGKDLTPTLMWYNGTVERVFMGDKIDPSTVVRLSAPRGDRSDPDSRIFPFKVMHAKQPYDLENNIIAVPNIIGPAESDSAYSVKFDWGKAITAGMREAGLPYSGKYGWVETTTVWSLNHMVVPKDKALRCQNCHGENGRIDWKGLGYTKDPRG